A genomic stretch from Hoplias malabaricus isolate fHopMal1 chromosome 4, fHopMal1.hap1, whole genome shotgun sequence includes:
- the LOC136694629 gene encoding 4-galactosyl-N-acetylglucosaminide 3-alpha-L-fucosyltransferase 9-like, which translates to MTSKAPSGHFRHLIIAGVLVTCFTAIFYIYYKPSMSWMPCTDKPQPDVCTEACLNVIANKTENTQEKMQAVTTVEPSKDHLPEIVVLIWYWPFGEHFDLNSCESIYGIKSCRLTDDRGQFDQAHAVMFHIRDIGGDLPSLLAMSRPPRQKWVWMDMESPTYSPKLIGAEDLFNLTSNFRRDSDIWIPYGRLVEISDEDEPFQMPQKDKLVCWIVSHWNDNHRRVGFFNEFSKHINVEGYGRHFNRLIDPQDYNKVMSSCKFYLSFENSIHKYYITEKVFNPMRLGTVPVVLGPPRENYEEIIPKDSFIHVDDFQTPQELAEHLKALDQNQEMYERFFSWRKDYVAKSSVFGQEHACYICDHLRKFRSFSIVKDVNKWYFS; encoded by the coding sequence ATGACATCAAAAGCTCCTTCTGGACACTTCCGCCATCTTATCATTGCTGGTGTCCTGGTGACCTGCTTCACTGCaattttctacatttattaCAAGCCCAGCATGAGCTGGATGCCTTGTACAGACAAACCTCAGCCCGATGTCTGTACAGAGGCTTGTCTCAATGTTATTgccaacaaaacagaaaacacccAGGAAAAGATGCAAGCTGTAACAACTGTGGAGCCTAGCAAAGACCATCTACCCGAAATTGTGGTCTTGATTTGGTACTGGCCATTTGGAGAGCATTTTGACCTGAATTCCTGCGAATCCATCTATGGGATCAAAAGTTGCCGTTTGACCGATGATCGAGGGCAATTCGACCAAGCTCATGCTGTTATGTTCCACATCCGGGACATAGGCGGTGATCTACCAAGCCTGCTCGCAATGTCAAGACCTCCAAGGCAGAAATGGGTGTGGATGGATATGGAGTCTCCAACATATTCTCCTAAACTAATCGGAGCTGAGGACTTGTTCAACTTGACGTCAAACTTCCGCAGAGACTCTGACATCTGGATTCCCTATGGACGACTTGTAGAAATCTCAGATGAAGACGAACCCTTCCAAATGCCACAGAAGGACAAGCTGGTCTGCTGGATTGTCAGCCACTGGAATGACAACCACAGACGAGTGGGTTTCTTCAATGAGTTCAGCAAACATATAAATGTTGAGGGCTATGGAAGACATTTTAATCGTTTAATCGATCCACAGGACTACAACAAAGTGATGTCAAGTTGTAAGTTCTACCTCTCCTTCGAGAACTCCATCCACAAATATTACATCACAGAGAAGGTCTTCAATCCCATGAGGCTTGGCACTGTTCCTGTGGTTCTCGGTCCTCCCCGAGAGAACTATGAGGAAATTATACCCAAAGACTCCTTTATCCATGTAGACGACTTCCAAACACCTCAGGAACTGGCAGAACACCTCAAAGCTCTGGACCAGAACCAGGAGATGTATGAGCGCTTCTTCTCCTGGAGGAAGGACTATGTTGCAAAAAGTTCTGTTTTTGGTCAAGAGCATGCCTGCTACATTTGTGATCACTTACGAAAATTCAGGAGTTTCTCAATAGTCAAGGATGTTAATAAGTGGTACTTTAGCTAG